A single Natranaerobius thermophilus JW/NM-WN-LF DNA region contains:
- a CDS encoding NAD(P)-dependent malic enzyme has protein sequence MKKLALELHQRSPGKLEVKSKVTIKNKEDLSLAYSPGVAEPCREIAANSEKVWQYTNRGNNVAVVTDGSAVLGLGNIGAQAAMPVMEGKAVLFKEFANIDAFPLCVNTQNVDEIVRIVKGTEATWGGINLEDISSPRCIEIERRLKEETDIPIFHDDQHGTAIVATAALINSLKLVNKKIEDVRIVVNGSGAGGIATAKLLMDMNCGDLILCDSRGIIHKGRRQGMNWIKEEMAERTNQDNITGDLARAMEGADVFLGLSVPDSVTKEMVVSMNRDPIIFALANPVPEIYPHLAQEAGAKVVGTGRSDFPNQINNVLAFPGILRGALDVQAKDINEDMKIAASQAIAELIPPANLRQDYVIPDAIDKKIAKTVARAVAKAAIDSGLNRKDINSI, from the coding sequence ATGAAGAAACTTGCACTTGAACTACATCAACGATCTCCAGGGAAGCTTGAGGTCAAAAGTAAAGTCACTATTAAGAACAAGGAAGACCTCTCCCTGGCATATAGTCCAGGTGTTGCTGAACCCTGTCGTGAGATCGCTGCAAACTCTGAGAAAGTATGGCAATATACAAATCGAGGGAATAATGTGGCAGTTGTGACAGACGGCTCTGCTGTCCTGGGTTTAGGCAATATCGGTGCCCAAGCTGCCATGCCTGTTATGGAAGGAAAAGCTGTTTTATTCAAGGAATTTGCCAATATAGATGCTTTTCCCTTGTGTGTAAACACGCAAAATGTGGACGAAATTGTCAGGATAGTTAAGGGAACTGAGGCTACCTGGGGTGGTATTAACCTAGAGGATATAAGCTCTCCCAGGTGTATTGAAATTGAGCGTCGGTTAAAAGAAGAAACAGATATACCCATATTCCACGATGACCAACACGGAACAGCCATTGTAGCCACTGCTGCCTTAATCAATTCTTTAAAACTTGTTAATAAGAAAATTGAAGATGTACGAATTGTAGTCAATGGTTCGGGGGCAGGAGGGATTGCCACGGCCAAGCTTCTCATGGATATGAACTGTGGAGATTTAATTTTGTGTGATTCCAGGGGGATTATTCATAAGGGACGCAGACAAGGTATGAATTGGATTAAGGAAGAAATGGCGGAGAGGACTAATCAAGACAATATTACCGGAGATTTAGCCCGAGCCATGGAAGGTGCCGATGTCTTCTTAGGATTGTCTGTTCCTGACAGTGTGACTAAAGAGATGGTAGTGAGCATGAATAGGGATCCGATTATTTTTGCCCTGGCAAATCCAGTTCCGGAGATTTATCCTCATCTAGCTCAGGAGGCAGGTGCTAAAGTAGTAGGAACGGGGCGGAGTGATTTCCCAAATCAAATCAATAATGTTTTGGCTTTTCCCGGGATACTGCGGGGAGCCCTGGATGTGCAAGCAAAAGATATCAACGAGGATATGAAAATTGCAGCTTCGCAAGCTATTGCAGAGTTAATCCCTCCTGCCAATTTAAGACAAGATTATGTGATACCTGATGCCATAGACAAAAAAATTGCCAAAACTGTAGCCAGGGCTGTGGCAAAGGCTGCAATAGATTCTGGGCTAAATCGAAAGGATATCAATTCAATATAG
- a CDS encoding ABC transporter ATP-binding protein, translated as MAEKLLEVNGLKKYFDTKDGQLHAVDDIYFNVNKGETLGLVGESGCGKSTTGRLVLRLVPRTDGEIIFDGQDIKNFDGKQMQAFRRDAQIVFQDPFSSLNPRMNVKSILSEPFEIHGIKKDKKKRIRELMETVGLSSRLLNAYPHELDGGRRQRVGIARALALNPKFVVLDEPVSSLDVSIQAQILNLLDDLQDELDLTYLFIAHDLSVVKHISDKVAVMYVGKLVEMTDYNSIFRNPKHPYTRALISAIPIPSIEAQQRRIILEGDVPSPVNPGKGCRFYGRCFERDDICKEQEPELKEVEGHGLVACHMVKE; from the coding sequence ATGGCTGAAAAATTGCTGGAAGTAAATGGCTTGAAAAAGTACTTCGATACTAAAGACGGCCAGCTTCATGCCGTAGATGATATTTATTTTAATGTAAACAAGGGAGAAACCCTGGGCCTTGTCGGAGAGTCGGGCTGTGGAAAATCAACTACAGGTCGACTGGTCCTGAGATTGGTCCCCAGAACAGACGGTGAAATTATTTTTGACGGTCAAGACATTAAGAATTTTGATGGTAAGCAAATGCAAGCTTTCCGTCGTGACGCTCAAATTGTGTTTCAGGATCCTTTTTCTTCCTTGAATCCCAGGATGAATGTCAAAAGTATTTTATCCGAGCCCTTTGAGATTCACGGCATTAAAAAAGATAAAAAGAAAAGGATTAGAGAGCTCATGGAAACTGTGGGCTTATCCAGCAGATTGTTAAATGCTTATCCCCACGAGCTGGACGGGGGAAGACGCCAACGTGTCGGAATAGCAAGAGCTCTTGCTTTGAATCCAAAATTCGTAGTTCTTGACGAGCCGGTTTCATCTCTGGACGTGTCTATTCAGGCACAGATTTTAAATCTATTGGATGATCTACAGGATGAGCTGGACTTGACTTATCTCTTTATTGCCCATGACTTGTCCGTTGTTAAGCATATTAGTGACAAGGTGGCAGTAATGTACGTTGGAAAGTTAGTTGAGATGACAGATTACAACAGTATTTTTAGAAATCCCAAACACCCCTATACCAGGGCTTTGATTTCTGCAATTCCTATTCCATCAATTGAAGCTCAGCAGCGTCGAATTATCTTGGAAGGGGATGTACCAAGCCCTGTAAACCCAGGAAAAGGTTGCCGTTTTTACGGTCGTTGTTTCGAGCGCGATGATATTTGCAAGGAACAAGAGCCAGAATTGAAAGAAGTTGAAGGTCACGGATTGGTGGCCTGTCATATGGTGAAGGAATAG
- the nikB gene encoding nickel ABC transporter permease, protein MHKYIFNRLLQLIPVLLGVVFIVFTIMYITPGDPALILLGEQAPEHQVKQLRREMGLHLPFFQQFLNYLTDVIQGDFGYSLTTGRPVLVEIMARFPNTLVLSTGAIFLAVIIGIPAGIISAVRQNSAIDNVTMVGALLGVSLPNFWQGMMAILLFSVLFPIFPSSGFDTWQHAVLPIVTLGTSSAGLITRMTRSSMLEVLRQDYIRTAKAKGLNERTVIVKHALKNALIPVVTVIGLQFGFLLGGAVLTETIFSIPGLGRLIVDSIREQNFTVVQGGVLFIAIVFSLVNLLVDIFYAFLDPRIKAQYQ, encoded by the coding sequence ATGCATAAGTATATATTTAATCGACTCCTCCAGTTAATCCCTGTCCTTCTAGGAGTAGTTTTCATAGTTTTCACGATTATGTATATAACTCCTGGAGACCCGGCACTGATTTTGCTGGGTGAACAAGCTCCAGAACATCAGGTAAAACAACTGCGACGGGAAATGGGTCTACATTTACCATTCTTTCAACAGTTTTTGAATTACTTGACGGATGTTATACAGGGAGATTTTGGCTACTCCTTGACAACTGGTAGACCGGTATTGGTTGAGATTATGGCACGGTTTCCAAACACATTAGTTTTATCAACTGGTGCTATCTTTTTGGCAGTAATAATTGGCATCCCTGCAGGGATAATTTCTGCAGTGCGCCAGAACTCTGCTATTGATAACGTGACTATGGTGGGAGCCCTCTTAGGTGTGTCACTTCCTAACTTTTGGCAGGGTATGATGGCAATTCTATTATTTTCAGTGTTGTTTCCCATATTTCCGTCATCAGGATTTGATACCTGGCAGCATGCCGTGCTTCCAATAGTCACTCTTGGGACGAGCAGTGCTGGTCTTATTACTCGTATGACCCGTTCATCCATGCTGGAAGTACTGCGTCAGGATTATATCCGTACTGCCAAGGCTAAGGGGCTAAATGAGCGTACAGTAATTGTAAAGCACGCTCTAAAAAATGCCTTAATACCGGTAGTAACTGTCATTGGACTTCAGTTCGGGTTCCTACTGGGAGGAGCAGTATTGACGGAAACTATTTTCTCTATTCCCGGTTTGGGAAGGCTGATAGTGGACAGTATTCGCGAACAGAACTTTACAGTAGTACAGGGTGGAGTACTGTTCATCGCTATTGTGTTTTCACTAGTCAATTTGTTGGTAGACATTTTCTATGCTTTCTTAGACCCACGTATCAAGGCCCAGTATCAGTAA
- a CDS encoding ABC transporter ATP-binding protein — protein MSEKLLEVKDLSIHYVTEDGRIKACDGVNFWLEEGETLGLVGETGAGKTTTALGIMNLVPDPPGVIEGGEVYFQGEDLLKKKESQLQKIRGNSISMIFQDPMTSLNPVITIGEQIAEGIQLHQKLNRSDAIEKAKEMLEVVGLPKSRIDDYPHQFSGGMKQRVVIAIALACNPHLLIADEPTTALDVTIQAQVLEVMNNLKHEFKTAMLMITHDLGIVADACDKVAIMYTGKIVEFADKKTLFTNPKHPYTDGLFGSIPSLDEDEDRLTPIKGLMPEPTELPEGCPFHPRCPKAIDICREEHPEEIISKDEQGKEHRVLCHIYDSRYEHKFSDSAVKS, from the coding sequence ATGAGCGAAAAGCTCCTGGAAGTAAAAGATCTCAGCATTCACTACGTCACAGAAGATGGTCGCATTAAGGCCTGTGACGGGGTAAATTTTTGGCTGGAAGAAGGAGAAACCCTGGGTCTGGTTGGAGAAACCGGAGCAGGTAAGACAACTACAGCCCTGGGTATTATGAACTTGGTACCTGATCCGCCGGGTGTAATTGAAGGTGGAGAGGTTTATTTTCAAGGAGAGGATCTACTGAAGAAAAAAGAATCCCAGTTGCAAAAAATTCGTGGTAACTCTATTTCTATGATCTTTCAGGATCCTATGACATCCTTAAACCCAGTAATTACAATCGGTGAACAGATTGCCGAGGGAATTCAATTGCATCAGAAACTAAACCGTTCAGATGCTATTGAAAAAGCCAAGGAAATGCTAGAAGTTGTTGGCCTTCCCAAATCAAGGATAGATGATTATCCCCATCAGTTTAGTGGGGGTATGAAACAGCGTGTGGTAATCGCCATTGCCCTGGCCTGTAATCCTCACTTGTTAATTGCCGATGAGCCTACTACGGCTCTTGATGTGACTATTCAGGCCCAGGTTCTTGAAGTTATGAATAATTTAAAACATGAATTTAAGACGGCTATGCTTATGATAACACACGACCTGGGAATTGTAGCTGATGCCTGTGATAAAGTGGCCATTATGTATACAGGTAAAATTGTAGAGTTTGCCGACAAAAAGACACTGTTTACCAATCCCAAGCATCCTTATACTGACGGGTTATTTGGGTCTATTCCCAGCCTGGATGAAGATGAGGACAGATTGACTCCTATTAAAGGTTTAATGCCAGAACCCACAGAGCTTCCGGAAGGTTGTCCTTTCCACCCCAGATGTCCAAAAGCTATAGACATCTGCCGAGAGGAACATCCCGAGGAAATCATCAGCAAAGACGAACAAGGTAAAGAGCACCGGGTTCTCTGTCACATTTATGACAGCAGGTATGAGCACAAATTTTCCGATTCCGCGGTCAAAAGCTAG
- a CDS encoding dicarboxylate/amino acid:cation symporter, with protein sequence MAEGKGILRKYFEIPFIQRMGVAFVLGIIVGLIVGEPIKVIEPLGDLFLRLLMMVVIPIIVFTLITAMKKLTPSQLGRVGGQTVGIYILTTIVAIIIGLTMANLFNPGLGLELPGEYDMDPEEAPSMIDVFLNLFPENVVEAMAEAEVLQVLIFAIIFGIALAFVRESSDNEEVKNGVDIIFNITETASEAMFKIVRGVMEYGVIGVFALLAVTFGEAGPEALVEFGLVILTFVLAVGIHMLIIYGVILNGVILRKSPLRFIKGTKEILLTAFATRSSAGVLPISMRTANENLKIDEKIYSFTLPLGATINMDGTAMYQGVAAIFAANLVGESLTLVEQITIVTTTVLASIGTAGVPGSGMIMLSMVLTQLGLPLGVVAFVAGVDPILDAFRTMNNVAGDLSVTSVVAKYNDGIDLNSGAWVDFQDEGESTDSGTSSDS encoded by the coding sequence ATGGCTGAAGGTAAAGGAATCTTACGCAAGTATTTTGAAATCCCCTTCATCCAGAGAATGGGGGTAGCCTTTGTACTTGGTATTATCGTAGGCCTAATAGTTGGAGAACCCATAAAAGTAATTGAACCTCTAGGAGATCTATTTCTCAGATTATTGATGATGGTTGTTATTCCAATTATTGTTTTTACTTTAATTACAGCAATGAAGAAATTGACACCATCGCAATTGGGGCGAGTGGGTGGTCAAACTGTCGGAATTTATATTTTAACTACTATTGTAGCAATTATTATCGGTTTAACAATGGCTAATTTGTTCAACCCTGGACTAGGTTTAGAGTTGCCCGGTGAGTACGATATGGATCCAGAAGAAGCACCGAGTATGATTGATGTATTTCTGAATTTATTCCCAGAAAACGTGGTTGAGGCTATGGCCGAGGCCGAAGTTCTTCAGGTATTGATATTTGCAATTATCTTCGGTATAGCTTTGGCTTTTGTCAGGGAATCCAGTGATAATGAAGAAGTAAAAAATGGTGTAGACATAATTTTTAACATTACAGAAACAGCTTCTGAAGCCATGTTCAAAATTGTCAGGGGTGTAATGGAATACGGTGTTATTGGTGTATTTGCATTATTAGCAGTTACTTTTGGGGAAGCTGGCCCCGAAGCCCTGGTGGAATTTGGCCTGGTAATATTAACTTTCGTGTTGGCTGTGGGAATCCACATGTTGATAATTTATGGTGTTATTTTAAATGGAGTTATATTGAGAAAATCGCCTTTGAGATTTATTAAAGGTACTAAAGAAATACTGTTAACAGCTTTTGCAACCAGGTCCAGTGCTGGTGTACTACCTATTTCCATGCGAACTGCCAATGAAAACTTGAAAATCGATGAGAAAATATATTCATTTACTCTTCCTTTAGGAGCCACAATTAATATGGATGGAACTGCCATGTATCAGGGTGTTGCCGCTATTTTTGCAGCTAACCTGGTTGGGGAATCACTGACTCTGGTGGAACAGATTACTATTGTTACTACTACGGTACTGGCCAGTATTGGTACAGCAGGAGTACCTGGTTCAGGTATGATAATGTTGTCTATGGTATTGACTCAGTTGGGCTTACCCCTGGGAGTAGTCGCCTTTGTAGCGGGTGTTGATCCAATATTAGATGCTTTCAGAACCATGAACAATGTCGCCGGTGACTTGTCAGTAACCAGTGTTGTTGCTAAGTACAATGATGGTATTGACCTGAATTCAGGAGCGTGGGTTGACTTTCAAGATGAAGGTGAAAGTACAGACTCTGGAACAAGTTCTGATAGTTAA
- a CDS encoding M28 family peptidase: MFKGGKNLGITVLALFILLIGSQVGSQAAFGGVSHIQETSELSLEIDGQEIETDLQLEQGRTMVDASSVNEYLPHDLDNEIVPVRETFEEIGAEVSWVSATETVEINLEDRVVEELEEDVDEEVITEDEVLGIDHEVLEQIDVDHAMEHVEYLAQDIGTRPAGTSDEHKAADYLVEYYQDLGYEVNKQEFPVGFAGPEMAVLANVEIEDGEQWYGEIDYDHETEYGDDYPWGTFEERHGTEWEMWASPGGLITEGKQEVRAEVVNVGSGDIEDIDEKVEDKIVLVEGDFRQLDPEEFGQIVVEVEDEGGDGVIIYNSGGPGGALGQAFPPYMSEQANIPVLGASYIHGIWLEEMVANSDDGVELTIDTVVKEDLTSYNVEATKSADDENAPIIAVTGHYDSVVSAPGANDNASGTAATMEMARVFKEYDGDVELRFINFGAEEVGLVGSRYYVEQLSQDEQERFKGVYNPDMVATSDPYIEHLFAQTVDGEPNLVTDSMKEADKALGYEEVAQGQFSASDHLPFHEAGIPAALFIHMSGEGTQEDFYTEPVYHTPLDTVEDNICEDRYEKALEIIGTAVLDVIN, from the coding sequence ATGTTTAAAGGTGGTAAAAACCTTGGTATAACCGTATTGGCTTTGTTTATTTTACTAATAGGATCCCAGGTAGGATCCCAAGCGGCTTTTGGGGGTGTAAGCCACATCCAAGAGACTTCAGAACTTTCTCTGGAAATCGACGGACAAGAAATTGAAACAGACTTGCAATTAGAACAGGGTCGAACTATGGTAGACGCTTCATCTGTAAATGAATATTTACCCCACGATCTTGACAATGAAATAGTACCAGTACGTGAAACCTTTGAAGAAATAGGAGCAGAAGTTAGCTGGGTAAGTGCAACTGAAACCGTAGAAATAAATTTAGAAGACAGAGTAGTAGAAGAACTGGAAGAAGATGTGGATGAGGAAGTGATAACAGAAGATGAAGTTTTAGGTATAGACCATGAGGTTTTAGAGCAGATTGACGTGGACCATGCTATGGAACATGTTGAATATCTCGCCCAGGACATTGGTACTCGCCCTGCCGGAACTTCTGATGAACACAAAGCGGCTGACTATTTAGTTGAGTATTATCAGGATTTGGGATACGAAGTAAATAAACAAGAATTTCCTGTGGGATTTGCGGGCCCTGAGATGGCAGTTTTGGCTAATGTTGAAATAGAAGATGGAGAGCAGTGGTATGGGGAAATCGATTATGATCACGAAACCGAATACGGGGATGATTACCCCTGGGGAACGTTTGAAGAAAGGCATGGCACTGAATGGGAGATGTGGGCTTCTCCAGGAGGTTTAATTACTGAAGGAAAACAGGAAGTCAGGGCAGAGGTTGTAAATGTCGGTAGCGGTGATATTGAAGATATTGATGAAAAGGTAGAAGATAAAATTGTTTTAGTCGAAGGAGACTTTCGGCAGCTTGATCCAGAGGAATTTGGTCAGATAGTGGTAGAAGTTGAAGATGAAGGTGGAGATGGAGTCATAATTTACAATAGCGGAGGCCCTGGTGGTGCATTAGGGCAAGCATTTCCACCTTATATGAGCGAACAAGCGAATATACCAGTTCTAGGAGCTTCATACATTCACGGAATATGGCTTGAGGAAATGGTCGCCAATTCTGATGATGGTGTTGAACTCACTATCGATACAGTCGTCAAAGAAGATTTAACTTCTTATAATGTAGAAGCTACTAAATCTGCAGATGATGAAAATGCTCCCATAATAGCTGTGACAGGTCACTATGATAGTGTGGTTTCAGCTCCAGGGGCCAATGACAATGCTTCGGGTACGGCAGCTACCATGGAGATGGCTCGGGTATTTAAAGAATACGATGGCGATGTGGAGCTACGATTTATTAACTTTGGGGCTGAAGAAGTTGGGCTAGTAGGTTCCCGGTATTATGTTGAACAGTTGTCCCAGGACGAACAGGAGAGATTCAAAGGAGTTTATAATCCTGATATGGTGGCTACCAGTGATCCATATATAGAGCATTTATTTGCCCAAACAGTAGACGGTGAACCAAACTTGGTTACTGATTCCATGAAGGAAGCAGATAAAGCCCTGGGTTATGAAGAAGTTGCCCAAGGTCAATTTTCTGCCAGTGATCACCTTCCTTTCCATGAAGCGGGTATTCCAGCAGCTTTGTTTATCCACATGTCCGGTGAAGGGACTCAAGAAGATTTTTATACGGAACCAGTATACCATACCCCTCTAGATACTGTAGAAGATAATATCTGTGAAGACCGTTATGAAAAAGCATTGGAGATAATTGGAACAGCAGTCTTGGATGTTATTAATTAA
- a CDS encoding ABC transporter permease, which yields MAESETQKNTSVTESTDQQKTEQVGRSQWAEAWRRLKRNKSAMVGLFLVALLFVTAIFADVIAPYDYAEQNYDAVRESPSSEFLLGTDHLGRCILSRIIHGTRLSIQVGFIAIAISLVSGSLLGAIAGYFGHLVDNVVMRVVDIILSIPPILLAIAIVSAIGPSLTNLFIAVGIGFIPQFARIVRGSVLTLKEEEFVEAAQALGAKNSRIIVKHIIPNALAPIIVQATLGVAMAILSAAGLSFIGLGAQPPAPEWGAMLSDGMRFIRDSWWISTFPGLAIALTILGLNLFGDGLRDALDPRLKD from the coding sequence ATGGCAGAATCAGAAACCCAAAAAAATACCTCTGTCACGGAAAGTACAGATCAACAGAAAACTGAACAGGTTGGTCGTAGTCAATGGGCTGAGGCCTGGCGACGCCTGAAGAGGAATAAATCGGCCATGGTAGGATTGTTTCTCGTGGCCCTACTCTTTGTAACGGCTATTTTTGCCGATGTAATTGCTCCTTATGATTACGCTGAACAAAATTACGATGCAGTGAGGGAATCGCCTTCTTCTGAATTTCTACTAGGTACTGACCACTTGGGTAGATGTATCTTGAGTAGAATTATTCACGGTACTCGCCTGTCTATTCAGGTTGGTTTCATAGCTATAGCTATTTCTCTAGTATCGGGAAGTCTTTTAGGTGCTATAGCGGGTTATTTTGGCCATTTGGTGGACAATGTTGTCATGAGAGTTGTGGATATAATTTTATCTATTCCACCTATTTTGTTGGCCATTGCCATTGTTAGTGCCATTGGCCCCTCGCTGACTAATTTATTTATTGCAGTAGGAATAGGGTTTATACCCCAATTTGCCCGGATCGTCCGGGGTTCTGTACTAACCTTGAAAGAGGAAGAATTCGTAGAAGCTGCCCAGGCCCTGGGAGCTAAAAATAGCAGGATAATAGTTAAGCATATCATCCCCAATGCTCTAGCTCCTATCATTGTACAGGCTACCCTGGGTGTAGCTATGGCTATATTATCAGCTGCAGGACTGTCCTTCATCGGTCTGGGTGCACAGCCGCCGGCTCCTGAATGGGGAGCAATGCTTTCCGATGGTATGAGATTTATCAGGGATTCCTGGTGGATTTCTACATTCCCGGGACTAGCCATTGCCCTAACTATACTGGGGCTAAACCTATTTGGAGACGGCTTGAGAGATGCCTTGGACCCAAGGTTGAAGGACTAA
- a CDS encoding glutathione ABC transporter substrate-binding protein, whose product MKKFNKKPFWLAIVLSGLLVFTLTGCGEPDVEDEAEAPEGEEEEEMEERLEEDHLVVAQGADAPTLDPIGENDQPSARITEQIFDTLVEQDENMEVQPGLAEDWEQIDDTTYEFYLREGVKFHNGEELTAEDVKYSYQRLLDEDEASPGAFILEMVDVDNIEIVDDYTVQIPLEEPFAPILYHLGHSVTAIVNEDAVEEHGDDFGQNPVGTGPFKFDDWDIGNRIDLVSFDDHWRGEAGVEQLSFRNIEEDTNRTIELETGGADIIYDVAPTDLERVEDHEELTLLREPNLSTEYIGFNIDKEPFDDERVRQAINYALDMEPIVEGVYYGLGEPARSPLAPAVVHNNQDVKSYEQDMERAEELLAEAGYEDGFEAEIWTNDQQQRQDIAEMVQGQLSQLGIDLNISIREWGTYLEETAQGEHDMFILGWVSVTGDADYGLYSLFHGDEHGAAGNRTFYDNDRVDELLDEGRRTFDEDERAEIYAEIQEIVTEEAPWIFTQVGEEAVGTRDFVENFTINPAGHHDLFEVTIAD is encoded by the coding sequence GTGAAAAAATTTAACAAAAAGCCATTTTGGCTAGCAATTGTGCTATCTGGTCTTTTGGTGTTCACCTTGACAGGCTGTGGAGAGCCTGATGTTGAGGACGAAGCCGAAGCACCAGAAGGAGAAGAAGAGGAAGAAATGGAAGAACGACTTGAAGAAGATCACTTGGTAGTTGCCCAGGGGGCAGATGCACCAACACTAGATCCTATTGGTGAAAACGATCAACCTTCTGCAAGAATTACAGAGCAAATTTTTGACACTCTTGTGGAGCAGGACGAGAATATGGAGGTTCAGCCAGGACTGGCTGAAGACTGGGAACAGATCGATGATACTACTTACGAATTCTATCTTCGCGAAGGCGTTAAATTTCACAATGGTGAAGAGCTAACAGCTGAAGATGTTAAATATTCATATCAAAGATTGTTAGATGAAGACGAAGCTTCCCCGGGAGCTTTTATTTTAGAAATGGTTGATGTTGATAATATTGAAATTGTAGATGATTATACCGTGCAAATTCCTCTAGAAGAACCTTTTGCACCAATTCTTTATCATCTTGGTCACTCAGTAACTGCCATTGTCAATGAAGATGCAGTTGAAGAACATGGCGATGACTTTGGACAGAATCCTGTAGGAACTGGGCCATTTAAATTTGACGATTGGGATATTGGAAACAGAATTGACCTAGTTAGTTTTGATGACCACTGGAGAGGAGAAGCTGGTGTAGAGCAGCTTTCTTTCAGAAACATTGAAGAGGACACAAACAGAACTATTGAATTAGAAACAGGTGGTGCTGATATTATTTACGATGTAGCACCAACAGATCTTGAAAGAGTAGAAGATCATGAAGAATTAACTCTTTTAAGAGAACCTAACTTGTCAACTGAGTATATTGGCTTTAATATTGACAAAGAACCCTTTGATGATGAAAGGGTACGACAAGCAATTAACTATGCATTAGATATGGAACCAATTGTCGAAGGAGTATATTATGGACTGGGAGAACCTGCTAGAAGTCCCCTTGCTCCAGCAGTAGTGCACAATAATCAAGATGTAAAATCTTATGAGCAGGATATGGAGAGAGCTGAAGAACTACTGGCTGAAGCTGGCTATGAAGACGGATTTGAAGCAGAAATCTGGACTAATGACCAGCAGCAGCGTCAGGACATCGCTGAAATGGTACAAGGCCAGTTGTCTCAACTGGGTATTGACCTAAACATCAGCATTCGCGAGTGGGGAACTTATCTTGAAGAAACTGCCCAAGGAGAGCATGATATGTTCATACTTGGCTGGGTTTCAGTAACCGGTGATGCCGATTACGGATTATACTCCCTATTCCATGGTGATGAGCATGGAGCAGCCGGAAACAGAACTTTCTATGATAATGACAGAGTAGACGAACTTCTAGACGAAGGTCGTAGAACTTTCGATGAAGATGAGCGTGCTGAGATCTATGCGGAAATTCAAGAAATAGTTACTGAAGAAGCTCCTTGGATCTTTACTCAAGTGGGTGAAGAAGCAGTTGGTACTAGAGATTTTGTAGAGAACTTTACTATTAATCCTGCAGGCCACCATGACCTGTTTGAGGTAACTATTGCAGATTAA
- a CDS encoding fumarate hydratase: MRKIHVSEITRSVKEMFIEANQFLGEDVSQALKDGLAGEESPVGQEVLKQLLKNAEIAKEQEVPICQDTGTSVVFMDIGQDVHFTGGELTEAVNQGVREAYLRAYLRTSMVKDPLNRENTGDNTPAIIHTRIVPGDKVKLDVAPKGGGSENMSTLKMLTPSQGKEGIIDFVVRSVEQAGPNACPPFIIGVGLGGNFEKVAYLSKKALLRPVGSRHPEDQYAQLEEELLEQINNLGIGPQGFGGRTTALDVHIEKYPVHLTSIPVAVNISCHATRHAHREI, from the coding sequence TTGCGTAAAATCCATGTTTCCGAGATTACCAGGAGTGTAAAAGAGATGTTTATTGAAGCCAATCAGTTCCTGGGTGAAGATGTGTCCCAGGCTTTAAAAGATGGTCTGGCAGGGGAAGAATCTCCTGTAGGTCAAGAAGTATTAAAACAACTTCTTAAAAATGCGGAAATAGCCAAGGAACAAGAGGTTCCGATCTGTCAGGACACTGGTACCAGTGTGGTTTTTATGGATATCGGCCAGGATGTACACTTTACAGGAGGTGAACTAACCGAAGCAGTTAATCAAGGAGTTAGAGAAGCTTATCTGAGAGCTTATTTGAGAACCTCTATGGTAAAGGATCCTTTAAATAGAGAAAACACTGGTGATAATACTCCGGCAATTATTCATACCAGAATTGTTCCTGGAGATAAAGTGAAGCTAGATGTGGCGCCCAAGGGCGGTGGCAGTGAAAATATGAGCACTTTGAAAATGCTGACACCTTCCCAGGGAAAAGAGGGGATTATTGACTTTGTGGTTAGAAGTGTGGAGCAAGCTGGACCCAATGCATGTCCACCTTTTATTATTGGTGTTGGCCTTGGCGGAAACTTTGAAAAAGTGGCTTATCTATCGAAAAAAGCATTGCTCAGGCCTGTGGGCAGTCGTCATCCTGAAGATCAGTATGCCCAGCTGGAGGAAGAACTGTTAGAACAGATTAATAACCTGGGAATTGGTCCTCAAGGCTTTGGAGGCAGGACTACTGCTCTGGATGTGCATATAGAAAAATATCCTGTTCATCTAACAAGCATTCCTGTGGCTGTTAATATAAGTTGTCATGCCACCAGGCATGCTCATAGGGAGATCTAG